The Mesorhizobium loti DNA segment GTTGACCACCGTCATGACGATGAGCGGCGGCAGGATGGTAAGGACGCTCAGCGTGAACGAGGCGATGGTGATATCGCGCAGGGCATGGCTTTCGAGCCGCACCAGTTCGGCGAGCCAGCGAAGGGTGAAGGGCGCGTCCGCCGCGACATAAGATCGTGTGGCGCGCAGCAGCAATGCTTCGCCCGTCCACACCTGCGACAGCCGCAACTCGTCGATGGCGACGGCCTCACCATCGTCGGGTGCATCCGCACTTTTCAGGAAGACGATGTTTCGCTCGGCACTCGCCCCGGTGAGGAGAGCAGCGCCGCCATCGTTGAACAACAGGACGACCGGGCCGGCGTCCTGGAAGCGCAGAAGGTGGGACCAGCGGATGCGTACGGCGCGTGACCACATGCCGGCGTCCTGCGCCCACTGCGACAGATCGGCGGCGGCCGGAACCGCGCTCGCGGCCCTGAATTCGTTCGGGTCGAGCTCGACACCGTGATAGCGGGCGGCGCGCAGCATCGCCTTGAGACGTGGCCCGATCTTGTCGAATTCGGCCGGACCGCCAGGGATCCGCGCCATAGCACTCTCGCCGCCCGCCGCGTCGCCTTGCGCGGAACCGGCGGGGATCGGGACCGCTTGGACTTCGGCGTTCACGGGGATGTTCACCATGGACGTGTCTTCCAGCAGGCGAGCGAACTCGACAATGCCCGGGCCGAACTGCCTCTGCCGAGGGTTTCGATCATGCCCCATTGTACTCCGAATTGATCGGCCGCGCGACTCTCATGCCAATCCGCGTCCCGGGATGTTTAACGCGCGAACCTCGCTCTCCCGCGACGTTCGCGCGTTTCCCTTCGGTGGTCTCTCGCCAGGATTCTTGCTCACTCATGCGGCTTCAGAAGATCCTTCAGAGTCGTCTTGGCGGTGTGGTCCGTACTGGCATAGCCGGTACCGTGCTTGGTCGCATCCAAGGTCTGGTCCGTACTCGCGCCGGACGGCTGGTTCTGTTGGTGACTAAATCCCTTGATCGTATTGAGGATATTCAGGAGATCGGTCGTCACCGAACCGGCCGCCAGGCCGATCAGGTGGTGTAGCGACGGCAGGCCGCCGCTGCCATTGCCGGTCGAGCCCGACTGCAGGAATTGCCCGGTGTCCTTCAAGCCGAGCGAGTCGGATGTGACTTTGGTGGTCGTCTGGGTCGTCGTTGCCAGGGTCGTGGTCGACGGAGCGATCGAGTCGTTGTGACCGCTCGAGGGTCCAGTCGGACCGGTTGGGCCGGTCGGACCCGTGGCGCCCTTCGGCCCAGTGTCGCCCTTCGGTCCGGTTGCTCCGGTTGAACCAGTGGCGCCGGTTGCACCCGTGGCACCCTTGGGTCCGGTATCGCCCTTCGGTCCGGTCGAGCCAGTCGAGCCGGTTGCGCCGGTGGCACCGGTCGCGCCCTTGGGTCCGGTATCGCCCTTCGGTCCGGTCGAACCGGTCGAGCCCGTGGCGCCGGTTGCACCCGTGGCACCCTTGGGTCCGGTGTCGCCCTTCGGTCCGGTCGAGCCGGTTGAGCCGGTTGCGCCAGTGGCACCTGTGGCGCCCTTGGGTCCAGGTATCGCCCTTCGGTCCGGTCGAGCCAGTTGAGCCTGTGGCACCAGTCGCACCTGTCGCGCCCTTGGGCCCGGTGTCGCCCTTCGGTCCGGTGGAGCCAGTTGAGCCCGTGGCGCCAGTGGCACCTGTCGCGCCCTTCGGTCCGGTTTCACCCTTAGGTCCGGTCGAACCTGTGGCACCGGTCGCGCCAGTAGCTCCAGTACCACCGGTCGCACCAGTTGCGCCGGTTGCCCCGGTCGAGCCCGTTGCCCCGGTTGCACCAGTTGAGCCCGTAGCTCCGGAACTACCGGTCGCACCAGTTGCGCCGGTCGAGCCCGTGGCTCCGGTTGCGCCGGTCGGGCCGGCTGCACCAGTCGAACCTGTAGCGCCGGAACTACCGGTCGCACCAGTTGCGCCGGTCGAACCTGTGGCTCCGGTATCGCCAGTTGCTCCAGTCGAACCAGTTGCTCCGGTTGAACCCGTGGCGCCGGTATCACCGGTCGCGCCGGTTGCTCCGGTCGAACCGGTGGCACCGGTATCGCCGGCCGCGCCTGTGGCACCCGTTGCTCCGGTCGAGCCCGTCGCTCCAGTATCGCCGGTCGCACCCGTGGCTCCGGTTGCTCCGGTCGAGCCGGTGGCACCGGTATCGCCCGTCGCACCTGTGGCACCGGTTGCTCCAGTCGAACCCGTGGCGCCGGTGTCGCCGGTCGCGCCAGTCGCACCGGTTGCTCCAGTCGAACCCGTGGCGCCGGTATCACCAGTCGCACCAGTGGCTCCTGTAGCTCCGGTCGAGCCCGTGGCGCCGGTATCACCGGTCGCGCCTATGGCACCGGTTGCACCCGTCGAACCGGTGGCACCCGTATCGCCGGTCGCTCCAGTCGAGCCCGTGGCTCCGGTATCGCCGGTCGCACCTGTGGCTCCGGTCGCGCCAGTGGCTCCGGTTGCGCCGGTCGAGCCTGTGGCGCCGGTATCACCGGTCGCGCCAGTCGCGCCGGTCGCTCCCGTCGAGCCAGTAGCGCCCGTATCGCCAGTTGCACCTGTTGCGCCAGTCGAACCTGTTGCCCCGGTATCGCCGGTCGCGCCTGTGGCACCGGTTGCTCCGGTCGAGCCGGTGGCTCCGGTATCGCCGGTCGCGCCTGTGGCTCCGGTTGCGCCGGTCGAACCCGTGGCACCGGTATCGCCGGTTGCACCTGTGGCGCCGGTTGCTCCGGTCGAGCCTGTGGCACCCGTATCGCCAGTCGCACCGGTGGCGCCGGTCGCTCCCGTCGAGCCCGTGGCACCGGTATCGCCAGTTGCACCGGTCGCGCCAGTAGCTCCTGTCGAGCCCGTGGCGCCGGTATCGCCGGTCGCACCGGTGGCTCCGGTAGCACCAGTCGAGCCTGTGGCGCCCGTATCGCCAGTCGCACCTGTGGCTCCGGTTGCTCCAGTCGAGCCCGTGGCACCGGTATCGCCGGTTGCACCTGTGGCGCCGGTTGCTCCGGTCGAACCTGTTGCGCCGGTATCGCCGGTCGCGCCGGTTGCTCCGGTTGCTCCAGTCGAGCCTGTGGCACCCGTATCGCCGGTCGCGCCTGTGGCGCCGGTTGCTCCCGTCGAGCCCGTGGCACCCGTATCGCCAGTCGCGCCTGTGGCGCCGGTCGAACCCGTGGCCCCCGTATCGCCGGTCGCACCTGTGGCTCCGGTTGCTCCGGTCGAGCCGGTGGCACCCGTATCGCCGGTCGCACCCGTGGCGCCGGTCGCTCCGGTCGAGCCGGTGGCACCCGTATCGCCGGTCGCACCTGTGGCGCCGGTTGCTCCGGTCGAGCCGGTGGCACCCGTATCGCCGGTCGCGCCTGTGGTACCGGTTGCTCCAGTCGAGCCTGTGGCTCCGGTATCGCCGGTCGCACCCGTGGCGCCGGTTGCTCCAGTCGAGCCTGTGGCGCCGGTGGCGCCAGTCGAACCCGTGGCACCTGTATCGCCGGTCGCGCCTGTGGCACCGGTTGCTCCGGTCGAACCTGTGGCGCCCGTATCACCAGTTGCGCCTGTGGCGCCGGTAGCTCCGGTCGAACCCGTTGCACCCGTATCGCCGGTCGCGCCTGTGGCTCCGGTTGCGCCGGTCGAACCTGTTGCACCGGTATCGCCGGTGGCACCCGTGGCGCCGGTTGCACCGGTCGAACCCGTGGCACCCGTATCGCCGGTGGCACCCGTGGCGCCGGTTGCTCCGGTCGAACCTGTGGCTCCGGTATCGCCGGTTGCACCCGTGGCACCGGTAGCTCCGGTCGAGCCGGTGGCACCGGTCGAGCCTGTGGCGCCTGTATCGCCAGTCGCACCAGTGGCACCGGTAGCTCCGGTTGAACCCGTGGCTCCGGTATCGCCGGTCGCGCCTGTGGCACCGGTTGCGCCGGTCGAGCCGGTGGCGCCAGTATCGCCGGTCGCACCTGTGGCGCCGGTTGCACCAGTCGAACCCGTGGCGCCGGTATCGCCGGTCGCACCTGTGGCACCAGTTGCGCCAGTCGAGCCCGTGGCACCCGTATCGCCGGTCGCGCCTGTGGCACCGGTTGCTCCAGTCGAGCCCGTAGCGCCGGTATCGCCGGTCGCACCTGTGGCTCCAGTGGCTCCAGTCGAGCCCGTGGCGCCTGTATCGCCAGTTGCACCTGTGGCGCCGGTATCGCCGGTGGCGCCTGTGGCACCGGTTGCTCCGGTCGAGCCTGTCGCTCCGGTATCGCCGGTCGCGCCAGTGGCGCCAGTTGCGCCGGTCGAACCCGTTGCACCCGTATCGCCGGTCGCGCCTGTGGCTCCGGTTGCTCCGGTCGAACCCGTTGCACCCGTATCGCCGGTCGCGCCTGTGGCTCCGGTTGCTCCGGTCGAACCCGTTGCGCCGGTATCGCCGGTCGCGCCTGTGGCGCCGGTTGCTCCGGTAGAACCTGTCGCTCCGGTATCGCCGGTTGAGCCTGTGGCTCCGGTTGCTCCGGTCGAGCCGGTGGCACCCGTATCACCGGTCGCGCCTGTGGCTCCGGTTGCTCCGGTCGAGCCTGTGGCGCCTGTATCGCCGGTGGCACCTGTGGCACCGGTTGCGCCAGTCGAGCCTGTGGCGCCCGTATCGCCGGTCGCGCCTGTGGCGCCGGTTGCTCCCGTCGAGCCCGTGGCACCCGTATCGCCAGTCGCGCCTGTGGCGCCGGTCGAACCCGTGGCGCCGGTATCACCAGTCGCACCTGTGGCTCCGGTTGCTCCCGTCGAGCCTGTGGCGCCCGTATCGCCGGTTGCGCCCGTGGCTCCGGTCGCGCCGGTCGAGCCTGTGGCGCCCGTATCGCCGGTCGCACCTGTGGCTCCGGTTGCTCCAGTCGAGCCTGTGGCTCCGGTATCGCCGGTCGCACCCGTGGCGCCTGTATCGCCGGTCGCGCCTGTGGCTCCGGTTGCTCCGGTCGAACCCGTGGCGCCCGTATCGCCAGTCGAACCTGTCGCTCCGGTATCGCCAGTTGCGCCGGTGGCACCGGTTGCTCCAGTCGAGCCTGTGGCGCCTGTATCGCCGGTCGCGCCTGTGGCGCCCGTTGCTCCGGTCGAGCCTGTGGCGCCGGTGGCGCCAGTCGAACCCGTGGCACCGGTTGCTCCAGTCGAGCCTGTGGCGCCTGTATCGCCGGTCGCACCTGTGGCTCCGGTTGCGCCGGTCGAACCCGTGGCACCCGTATCGCCGGTCGCGCCAGTGGCTCCAGTTGCTCCAGTCGAGCCGGTAGCGCCGGTGTCGCCGGTGGCACCCGTGGCTCCAGTTGCTCCAGTCGAGCCCGTGGCACCCGTATCGCCGGTCGCACCCGTGGCTCCAGTTGCTCCAGTCGAGCCCGTGGCACCCGTATCACCGGTTGCGCCAGTGGCACCAGTCGCGCCAGTCGAACCCGTGGCGCCCGTATCGCCGGTCGCACCTGTGGCGCCGGTTGCTCCAGTCGAGCCCGTGGCACCGGTATCGCCAGTTGCACCGGTGGCACCGGTTGCTCCAGTCGAACCCGTGGCGCCGGTATCGCCGGTCGCGCCTGTGGCGCCGGTTGCTCCGGTCGAACCCGTGGCGCCTGTATCACCAGTTGCGCCTGTGGCTCCGGTTGAGCCTGTGGCGCCGGTATCGCCGGTCGCACCAGTCGAACCGGTGGCGCCTGTGGCTCCGGTTGAGCCTGTGGCGCCGGTATCGCCGGTCGCACCAGTCGAACCGGTGGCGCCAGTCGCTCCAGTTGCGCCTGTATCGCCGGTTGCACCTGTGGCACCGGTTGCTCCAGTCGAGCCTGTTGCGCCCGTATCGCCGGTCGCACCAGTCGAGCCTGTGGCGCCGGTGGCACCGGTTGCTCCAGTCGAACCCGTGGCACCGGTCGCGCCGGTTGCTCCGGTCGAGCCCGTGGCACCCGTATCGCCGGTCGCGCCTGTGGCACCGGTTGCTCCAGTCGAGCCAGTGGCTCCGGTATCGCCGGTCGCACCAGTGGCGCCGGTTGCTCCAGTCGAGCCTGTGGCTCCGGTATCGCCGGTCGCGCCAGTGGCTCCGATTGCTCCAGTCGCACCTGTGGCTCCGGTTGCGCCTGTGGCACCCGTGGCGCCTGTATTACCGGTTGCGCCCGTCGCACCAGTTGCGCCCGTAGCGCCGGTCGAACCCGTGGCGCCGGTCGAACCCGTGGCGCCGGTCGAACCCGTAGCACCTGTCGAACCCGTGGCGCCCGTTGCACCCGTGGCGCCGGTCGAACCCGTGGCGCCTGTTGCACCCGTGGCGCCTGTCGAACCCGTGGCGCCGGTCGAACCCGTAGCGCCTGTCGCACCTGTGGCGCCCGTCGAACCCGTGGCGCCAGTTGCACCCGTGGCGCCGGTCGAACCTGTGGCACCAGTTGAACCCGTAGCGCCGGTTGCACCTGTGGCGCCCGTGGCGCCGGTCGCACCAGTGGCGTTAGCCGCGAGCATACTAGTACTTATTGTTCCAGTTTGTTCAGTGGTGAGGGTCCATATTCCCGTCTGGTTGCCGTTGTTGAAGTCGAAGCTGGCTTTGTAGACACTAATATCGAAATTGCTGCCTGTCGCGTTTCCCGCTGAGGCGTCGCCAACGTCGTAAGTGCCAGTGTTCGAAAGAAATACCGGAACTGTGTAGTTACCCGTCGCCCCGCCAGAAGGAACGTCAAAGCTACCGACAACTGTCAGCGTGCCAGTGCTATTAGTAATTACAACAAAATAGGTGCCGGCGGCCGTGCCGGCAGGCCACGAACCATAGAGATACCATATGCCCGCGCTCGTGACATTTATCGTTGCAGCCAGCACTCCCTCATAGCCGGCGATGCCCGCCGCCGTCAGCGGCGGCCGGACCATGGAGCGAGGAGACTGCGTATCCAATTCCCATCTTCCGCCGAGGCCAGCGGCACCGACGAGGCCGGTCGCCGCCGCTACCGGCGCGCCGGTCGCACGCGACAGCGCGGCGACAAACGCCTGCCCGCGGGCGCCTTCGCCTGTGCTGCAACCCCACAGCAAAAGATCTCCGTCAGGCCCCAGCGCATCACCGATCGCCGCGAGATCGTCCGCGTGACGGTTTATGTTGGCGAGCGAAAGCGCGCCGTTGCTGAAGCTGAGTTCGCCCGAACGGCCATGGACGACAATGTGGATGGCATCCAGGCCTTTGCGACCATGCAAGGCGCGTGCGATCTCTTCCGATGCGGGTATTGCGCCGCTGAGAAGCACCGGCTGGACGCTCGGCCTTAGCCCTGCAATGAGCGTGGGAATGTCGGCGACAGACGGATCGATGAAGACGATTTCGCAAGCGCTTTTCATCTTGCTGTCCCCCGGCCAGATTGATTGGGGGTGGCGTCGCCTATGTTGTTAAGGGATGCCGTTATCGCCGGATTGAAATCGCCGACGGACCATGTCCCGGCATTTTTGCCTGTCGAACTCCAACTGCCATTGTAGACAGCGATGGTATTCGGACCTGGAGCGCCCGGACCTACAATGTACCGTCCAGCGGGAAGAGCCTCGGAGATCGCAAAAGTCCCGCCGAAATTTGTCGGAACAATAAATTGCCCGATTATATTCAGCGTACCCCCATCATTGAGAACTATGAAATACGTTCCAGCCGCCGTGCCGGCCGCCCACTGCCCAAACACAGTGAGCCGTTCGCCTTGGCCTGTCGACGTCAATGGCACAGCCAGAACTGCTGCGTAGCTCATGATGCCCCCCCGGGTTAGCGGCGGCCGCGCCGCTGCGTCCTTTGTTTGAATGTTCAGTTTCCAGTCGCCGCCAAGCGCCGGCGACCCAACCAGGTCGTTCGCCGCCGCAACCGGCGTTCCCGTCGCGCGCGACAGCGCGTCGATGAAATTCGTTCCGGCCGCACCAGCGCCGGCGTTGCAGCTCCACAAAAGCAGCTCGCCAAATCCGCCCAGCGCCTGGCCGATCGCGGCGAGATCGACCCCGTCGTCGTCGTCGAGCGTCTCGGCCGACCATTCGCCCGCCGCGAAGTTCACGCGGCCAGGCGCGCCGTGGGCGATGACGTGCACCGCGTCGAGGCCGTCGCGGCCTTCGAGCGCCAGCGCCATCTGGCGCGCGGCCGGGCGCCTGGCGTCGAGCTGGATCGCCTCGACCTCCGGCCTCAGGTTTCGCAGGATCGTGCCGAGATCGGACACCGAGGGATCGACGAAAAGGATTTCTGAAGCGCCAGCCTGGGGCGCATCGGTCCGTGCGTTCGGGCGACCAGTTGCCGCGCCCGGCAGCGGATGAATTTGGCACCCATCGAACCGGGGCACAACGCCACGGGGCACACGCGACAACACTTGATTCACAGTACCCACTCCCGTCACCCGTGCCGCCGACGCCTCGACGGCAAACTCGCGAGTGAACTCCGGAATGGGGAACGTCTGCCTTCCGCCGAAGACAGACTATAGATGCGGCGCCTCACGGCGCGCCTGATGAGCGCACCTTCTTCATCCGCAAAATAGCCTTGCTACCCAGATCCCTGCCCAACCCGCCTGCACAGACCTTACGGCCATCCGACCGTGCGATCTGCGGGCACCCTCCATACCCGTACATTAGTAAATGCGAAAATTAGCGATTTGTAAACTATTAAGAAAG contains these protein-coding regions:
- a CDS encoding Predicted protein produces the protein MLQSSPWHRYRRLHLWRRLLRSNLLRRYRRSRRLLRLLQSSLWHPYRRSRLWRRLLPSSPWHPYRQSRLWRRSNPWPPYRRSHLWLRLLRSSRWHPYRRSHPWRRSLRSSRWHPYRRSHLWRRLLRSSRWHPYRRSRLWYRLLQSSLWLRYRRSHPWRRLLQSSLWRRWRQSNPWHLYRRSRLWHRLLRSNLWRPYHQLRLWRR
- a CDS encoding Predicted protein; protein product: MSLWLRLLRSSRWHPYHRSRLWLRLLRSSLWRLYRRWHLWHRLRQSSLWRPYRRSRLWRRLLPSSPWHPYRQSRLWRRSNPWRRYHQSHLWLRLLPSSLWRPYRRLRPWLRSRRSSLWRPYRRSHLWLRLLQSSLWLRYRRSHPWRLYRRSRLWLRLLRSNPWRPYRQSNLSLRYRQLRRWHRLLQSSLWRLYRRSRLWRPLLRSSLWRRWRQSNPWHRLLQSSLWRLYRRSHLWLRLRRSNPWHPYRRSRQWLQLLQSSR
- a CDS encoding Putative collagen triple helix repeat protein — its product is MRLVPQAQLARPDRRAIPGPKGATGATGATGSTGSTGPKGDTGPKGATGATGATGSTGSTGPKGDTGPKGATGATGATGSTGSTGPKGDTGPKGATGATGATGSTGATGPKGDTGPKGATGPTGPTGPTGPSSGHNDSIAPSTTTLATTTQTTTKVTSDSLGLKDTGQFLQSGSTGNGSGGLPSLHHLIGLAAGSVTTDLLNILNTIKGFSHQQNQPSGASTDQTLDATKHGTGYASTDHTAKTTLKDLLKPHE
- a CDS encoding Hypothetical glycine-rich protein, with product MTGVGTVNQVLSRVPRGVVPRFDGCQIHPLPGAATGRPNARTDAPQAGASEILFVDPSVSDLGTILRNLRPEVEAIQLDARRPAARQMALALEGRDGLDAVHVIAHGAPGRVNFAAGEWSAETLDDDDGVDLAAIGQALGGFGELLLWSCNAGAGAAGTNFIDALSRATGTPVAAANDLVGSPALGGDWKLNIQTKDAAARPPLTRGGIMSYAAVLAVPLTSTGQGERLTVFGQWAAGTAAGTYFIVLNDGGTLNIIGQFIVPTNFGGTFAISEALPAGRYIVGPGAPGPNTIAVYNGSWSSTGKNAGTWSVGDFNPAITASLNNIGDATPNQSGRGTAR